GGCGCGTCGCCTCGGAACCGGCGGCGTGTGCCCAGGTGCGGAACCGCACCGTGCCTCCAGGCAGACATGCCCAGCCGTCTACTCGGCCGCAGCCAACTGACCGCAGGCGCCGTCGATCTCCTTGCCGCGGGTGTCGCGGAGGGTCGTCGGGATGCCGGCAGCGTTGAGGCGGCGGACGAACTCGTCCTGCACGTGGGGCTCGGACGAGGTCCACACCGAGCCGGGCGTCGGGTTGAGCGGGATCGGGTTGACGTGCACCCAGCCACGACCGCGCGCGTTGAGCTTCTCGGCGAGCAGGTCGGCGCGCCAGGCGTGGTCGTTCATGTCCTTGATGAGCGCGTACTCGATCGACACGCGGCGACCGGTCTTCGCGTAGTACTCGTACGCGGCGTCGATGGCCTCATCGGCCTTCCACCGCGAGTTCACCGGGATGAGCTCGTCGCGGAGTTCGTCGTCGGGTGCGTGCAGGGAGAGCGCGAAGGTGATCGGGATGTTCTCGTCCGCGAGCTTCTTGATCGCGGGGACCAGGCCCACGGTCGAGATGGTGATGCCGCGGGCGCTCATGCCGAGGCCGTTCGGCTGCGGCGCGACCATGGTCCGCACGGCGTCCATCACGCGCTTGTAGTTCGCCAGGGGCTCCCCCATGCCCATGAAGACGATGTTCGTCACCCGTTCGGCGTCGACGCGGTCCTTGCCGCCCTTGCGAGGGTCGCCCCCGAGCTCACCGGCGGCGATCGCTGCGTTCGCCCGGACGATCTGCTCGATGATCTCGGCCGTCGACATGTTCCGCGTGAGCCCGGCCTGCCCCGTGGCGCAGAACGGGCAGTTCATGCCGCAGCCCGCCTGGGACGACACGCAGAGCGTGATGCGGCCCGGGTAGCGCATGAGCACCGACTCGACGAGGGCGCCGTCGTGGAGCTTCCAGAGGAACTTGATGGTGTCGCCGTTGTCCGTCGCCAGTCGCCGGGTCTCGGTGAGCAGCGGCGGGAGCATGCCGGCGACGAGTTCGTCGCGTTGGGCGGCCGGCAGGTCGGTCATCTTCGCCGGGTCCGACGTGTGGTGCGTGAAGTAGTGGGTCGAGAGCTGCTTGGCGCGGAACGCCGGCAGGCCGAGCTCCTTGACCTTCTCGACGCGTTCCTCGACCGTGAGGTCAGCGAGGTGCACCGGCGGCTTCCCGCGCTTCGGCGACGCGAACTGCAGGAGCGGGCGGCCCGCGGAGTCCTGCGCCTGGGTCCAGCCCTCGGTGCGCGGGCGCACCTGCGGACGAGCAGAACGCTGCTCTTCGAACGGGGTGCGTGTCTCGGAGGCCATCACGCCAGTTTACGGGAGGCCCACGACGAGGGCGGGCACGGCAGCCGGTGCGAAGGCGGCGGGCAGCAGGGCGAGGGTCACGCCCCCGACCACGAGACCGCCGATCGCGGTCGCCGCGACACCGACCACGAGGGTGGCGATCGCCCAGCCGTGAGCGGCACCGACCCGACGGCGCAGACCTCGGGCACCGGTGACGAGGCACGTCACGGGCAGGCCGACACCGAGGAGCCACGCGAGCACGAACCACCCGAGGGCACCGGCCAGTCCGTTCGCCTCGTCCGAGAACGCGGCGGTGAGGAACAGCAACCACGCGACGACGAGCGACAGGACGACCCCGCCCGCTGCGGCGAGCATCACCACGAGGTCGATGGCCCACCGCGCTGATGACGGTCGGACGGCGGTCTGGTCGGTCACGGGCCCACCCTACGGGGGCCGAGGGCCCGGTGCGGGTCAGCTCCCGGCGGGCAGGAGGCGCGCGAAGTGGTGCGCGGCCGGGTACATCGGGACGATGTCGACGACCTCGCCCGGGTGCGGCGCCTGCAGGACGAGCCCCTGGCCGAGGTAGATGCCGACGTGGTCCTCGTTGTCGTAGACCACGAGGTCGCCGGGCTTCGCCTCGGACTCGGGGATGGTCGTCGCCGCGGCGTCCTGCGTCGGGACGTAGTGCACGAGCGGGATGCCCACGGCGGCGTACGCGACCATGGTCAGGCCCGAGCAGTCGATGCCCGAGTGGGAGGCACCGCCCTCGACGTAGGGGTCCCCCAGGTACTGGAGCGCGGTCGCGAGGATCCTCGCACGGTCACCGCCGGCGGACAGCGCCGCGGAGATCGCCGACTCGGCCTGCGCCGTGGTCACACCGAACCGGGTCACCACGGTCGGGTAGGAGACCACGGTGGTCGTGGTCGAGACCCCGTCGATCGCGGTCACGGGCACCTCGACGTCGTGCGCCACGGTGTAGGTCTGCAGCTCGGCGGCAGGGACCCCGGCCAGCGCGGACTGCGAGGTCGTCGTGCCCGAGTGCGCCTCGGTCGACGGGGTCGCGGCGTTCGCGGGCACGGCGAGGGTCAGGCTCGAGGTCACGGCCAGCGCCGGTGCGAGGAGGATCGCGGCGCGCTTGGCGTTCGCGGCACGACGCACGTGCCGGGGGTCGAGGGCGCGCTCGGCCTTGAGCGTCGCGGTGCGGGAGAGCACGGCGGAGCCGGCGGCCGCGACGGGCACGGGACGCATCGCGACGACGCGGGACTGCTTCGTCGGCTGGACGAAGGTCGACCGAGCGGCGGCGGGGCCGAGCGCGGAGCGACGACCGCGCGGACGGCGGAGCACGGGGTCGGCCGTCGACGGGGAGGGAGCGGAGGGTGCGGGCAGCGCTTCAGCGTGCTGGCTGTCGGCTGCTGCGGGCAGAGCGTGGCGTCCCATGGTTCCTTCCGTCGCGACCTCGGGAGAGGCGGCTCGGGCCGGCCCACCGGAGGGACGACCCGAGAAAGTAACGTATTGGTCACGACGGACCGCGATGCTGGGCGGTTCCGGCGTGTTCCTGCGGTTGGTCACAGGAACCGCCGCTCCTTGCAGGGTCCTCAGATGGACTCCACGGCTGCGGTGCCGGCCATCCGGCGGCCGTCTGCCGCATGACGGCGGCGATCCGGGCCTCCCGGTCGGTCGCGAGGCGGTCCGCTCAGGACCCGACCTGCCGGACCGGCACGTGCACCGGGCTGTCCCCCGAGTTGTCCCCCGGTCGGCCGCGGCATCAGCCGCGGAGGTGGGCCCGCACCCGCTCCTGCACCGCGGCGGCGTCGTGGTGGTCCCACACCGCGAAGTGCGTGCCGCCCGGGAGCCGGAGGAGCTCGGCGTCCGGCACCTCGCGGAGTGCCCGCTCGCTGTGCTCCGGCAGGACGTCGGTGTCCGCGTCACCGTGCACGAGGAGCGTCGGTGCCCGCACCGCCCCGAGGTCGAGGGAGGTGATCGCGCCGAGGTTCGCGACGTCGTTGCGCCAGCCGTCGCGGTGCGCGCCGGAGCTGTTGCCGGTGGCCGCGAGGTCGAGCACGAAGCGGCGACGACCAGGGTCCGCCATGACGTCGCGGACGTGGGCGTCGAGCGCTGCCCCGCGGAGCGAGCTCACCCCGGCGATCGCCGTGCGGACCACGAGCCCGGGGACGACCCGTGCGGCGAGCGCGGAGGCGAGGGCGCCGGCCCGGGTCTGGGTCACGAACCACTCGGCGGGGGTCGTGCGCGGGGGCCTCCATCGTGCGGAGAGCCCGGCGGCGACGACGAGCGCCGAGACGCGGTCGGGGTGGGACACGGCCAGTCGGTAGGCGCTCGGTCCGCCACCGGACCACGCGAACAC
This is a stretch of genomic DNA from Curtobacterium sp. 458. It encodes these proteins:
- the rlmN gene encoding 23S rRNA (adenine(2503)-C(2))-methyltransferase RlmN — encoded protein: MASETRTPFEEQRSARPQVRPRTEGWTQAQDSAGRPLLQFASPKRGKPPVHLADLTVEERVEKVKELGLPAFRAKQLSTHYFTHHTSDPAKMTDLPAAQRDELVAGMLPPLLTETRRLATDNGDTIKFLWKLHDGALVESVLMRYPGRITLCVSSQAGCGMNCPFCATGQAGLTRNMSTAEIIEQIVRANAAIAAGELGGDPRKGGKDRVDAERVTNIVFMGMGEPLANYKRVMDAVRTMVAPQPNGLGMSARGITISTVGLVPAIKKLADENIPITFALSLHAPDDELRDELIPVNSRWKADEAIDAAYEYYAKTGRRVSIEYALIKDMNDHAWRADLLAEKLNARGRGWVHVNPIPLNPTPGSVWTSSEPHVQDEFVRRLNAAGIPTTLRDTRGKEIDGACGQLAAAE
- a CDS encoding C40 family peptidase, which gives rise to MGRHALPAAADSQHAEALPAPSAPSPSTADPVLRRPRGRRSALGPAAARSTFVQPTKQSRVVAMRPVPVAAAGSAVLSRTATLKAERALDPRHVRRAANAKRAAILLAPALAVTSSLTLAVPANAATPSTEAHSGTTTSQSALAGVPAAELQTYTVAHDVEVPVTAIDGVSTTTTVVSYPTVVTRFGVTTAQAESAISAALSAGGDRARILATALQYLGDPYVEGGASHSGIDCSGLTMVAYAAVGIPLVHYVPTQDAAATTIPESEAKPGDLVVYDNEDHVGIYLGQGLVLQAPHPGEVVDIVPMYPAAHHFARLLPAGS
- a CDS encoding alpha/beta hydrolase; the encoded protein is MHADTRTGPTSDGQARALRRDVVRVRGEGTPVLVLHGTPGGVDTADVMARFLPSDGFRVVTVSRPGYLGTPVRHGRSSLDDDADRAVALLDRLGIDRAAVFAWSGGGPSAYRLAVSHPDRVSALVVAAGLSARWRPPRTTPAEWFVTQTRAGALASALAARVVPGLVVRTAIAGVSSLRGAALDAHVRDVMADPGRRRFVLDLAATGNSSGAHRDGWRNDVANLGAITSLDLGAVRAPTLLVHGDADTDVLPEHSERALREVPDAELLRLPGGTHFAVWDHHDAAAVQERVRAHLRG